The following coding sequences lie in one Numenius arquata unplaced genomic scaffold, bNumArq3.hap1.1 HAP1_SCAFFOLD_1039, whole genome shotgun sequence genomic window:
- the TFCP2 gene encoding alpha-globin transcription factor CP2 isoform X7: MAWALKLPLADEVIESGLVQDFDASLSGIGQELGAGAYSMSDVLALPIFKQEESSLPPENENKILPFQYVLCAATSPAVKLHDETLTYLNQGQSYEIRMLDNRKIGELPEINGKLVKSIFRVVFHDRRLQYTEHQQLEGWRWNRPGDRILDIDIPMSVGIIDPRANPTQLNTVEFLWDPSKRTSVFIQPKGADRKQKTDREKMEKRTPHEKEKYQPSYETTILTECSPWPEITYVNNAPSPGFNSSHSSFSIGEGNGSPNHQPEPPPPIADNLLPTSTPQEAQQWLHRNRFSTFSRLFRNFSGADLLKLTREDVIQICGPADGIRLFNALKGRMVRPRLTIYVCQESQQLRDLQQKHEDGDTVTSTFFVYHAIYLEELTAVELTEKLAQLFSISSQQISQIYKQGPTGIHVLISDEMIQNFQDESCFVLDTMKAETNDSYHIILK; the protein is encoded by the exons CGACGTCCTTGCCCTGCCCATCTTCAAGCAGGAAGAATCGAGTTTGCCCCCTGAAAACGAGAACAAAATCCTGCCTTTCCAGTACGTGCTGTGCGCCGCCACGTCCCCCGCCGTCAAACTCCACGACGAGACCCTCACTTATCTCAACCAag GTCAGTCCTATGAAATCCGGATGCTGGACAACAGGAAAATCGGGGAGTTGCCGGAGATAAACGGGAAACTGGTCAAG AGCATATTCCGGGTGGTGTTCCACGACCGGCGGCTGCAGTACACGGAGCATCAGCAGCTGGAGGGCTGGCGGTGGAACAGGCCAGGGGACAGGATACTGGACATCG ATATCCCCATGTCCGTGGGCATCATCGACCCCCGAGCAAACCCCACCCAGCTCAATACGGTTGAGTTTCTGTGGGATCCTTCAAAGAGGACTTCTGTGTTCATCCAG CCCAAAGGAGCCGATCGGAAGCAGAAGACGGACAGGGAAAAGATGGAGAAGCGAACGCCTCACGAGAAAGAGAAATATCAGCCTTCCTACGAGACCACGATACTCACCGAG TGCTCTCCCTGGCCAGAGATAACGTACGTCAACAACGCGCCGTCCCCCGGCTTCAACAGCTCCCACAGCAGCTTCTCCATTGGCGAAGG CAATGGCTCCCCAAACCATCAGCCCGAGCCACCCCCTCCGATCGCAGAT AACCTCttgcccaccagcaccccccaggAGGCCCAGCAGTGGCTGCACCGAAACCGTTTCTCTACTTTTTCTCGCCTTTTCAGGAATTTCTCAG gTGCAGACTTGCTGAAGCTGACCAGAGAAGACGTGATCCAGATCTGCGGCCCCGCGGACGGCATCCGCCTCTTCAACGCCTTAAAAGGACG GATGGTGCGGCCCAGACTGACCATCTACGTGTGCCAGGAGTCCCAGCAGCTGAGGGACCTCCAGCAGAAACACGAGGACGGGGACACAGTAACCAGTACTTTTTTCG TCTACCACGCTATTTATCTGGAGGAACTGACGGCGGTGGAGCTGACGGAGAAGCTGGCCCAGCTCTTCAGCATCTCCTCCCAACAGATCAGCCAGATTTACAAGCAAGGTCCTACGGGGATACACGTGCTCATCAGTGATGAG ATGATACAGAACTTCCAAGACGAATCCTGTTTCGTTTTGGACACCATGAAAG CTGAAACCAATGACAGTTACCACATCATCTTAAAATAG
- the TFCP2 gene encoding alpha-globin transcription factor CP2 isoform X6: MEEARYDPGNGRCDVLALPIFKQEESSLPPENENKILPFQYVLCAATSPAVKLHDETLTYLNQGQSYEIRMLDNRKIGELPEINGKLVKSIFRVVFHDRRLQYTEHQQLEGWRWNRPGDRILDIDIPMSVGIIDPRANPTQLNTVEFLWDPSKRTSVFIQVHCISTEFTMRKHGGEKGVPFRVQIDTFKENENGEYTEHLHSASCQIKVFKPKGADRKQKTDREKMEKRTPHEKEKYQPSYETTILTECSPWPEITYVNNAPSPGFNSSHSSFSIGEGNGSPNHQPEPPPPIADNLLPTSTPQEAQQWLHRNRFSTFSRLFRNFSGADLLKLTREDVIQICGPADGIRLFNALKGRMVRPRLTIYVCQESQQLRDLQQKHEDGDTVTSTFFVYHAIYLEELTAVELTEKLAQLFSISSQQISQIYKQGPTGIHVLISDEMIQNFQDESCFVLDTMKAETNDSYHIILK; encoded by the exons ATGGAAGAGGCACGTTACGACCCCGGGAACGGGCGCTG CGACGTCCTTGCCCTGCCCATCTTCAAGCAGGAAGAATCGAGTTTGCCCCCTGAAAACGAGAACAAAATCCTGCCTTTCCAGTACGTGCTGTGCGCCGCCACGTCCCCCGCCGTCAAACTCCACGACGAGACCCTCACTTATCTCAACCAag GTCAGTCCTATGAAATCCGGATGCTGGACAACAGGAAAATCGGGGAGTTGCCGGAGATAAACGGGAAACTGGTCAAG AGCATATTCCGGGTGGTGTTCCACGACCGGCGGCTGCAGTACACGGAGCATCAGCAGCTGGAGGGCTGGCGGTGGAACAGGCCAGGGGACAGGATACTGGACATCG ATATCCCCATGTCCGTGGGCATCATCGACCCCCGAGCAAACCCCACCCAGCTCAATACGGTTGAGTTTCTGTGGGATCCTTCAAAGAGGACTTCTGTGTTCATCCAG gTTCACTGTATCAGCACGGAGTTCACCATGCGCAAGCACGGAGGAGAAAAGGGGGTTCCCTTTCGGGTCCAGATAGACACGTTCAAGGAGAACGAGAACGGGGAGTACACGGAGCACCTCCACTCCGCCAGCTGCCAGATCAAGGTCTTCAAG CCCAAAGGAGCCGATCGGAAGCAGAAGACGGACAGGGAAAAGATGGAGAAGCGAACGCCTCACGAGAAAGAGAAATATCAGCCTTCCTACGAGACCACGATACTCACCGAG TGCTCTCCCTGGCCAGAGATAACGTACGTCAACAACGCGCCGTCCCCCGGCTTCAACAGCTCCCACAGCAGCTTCTCCATTGGCGAAGG CAATGGCTCCCCAAACCATCAGCCCGAGCCACCCCCTCCGATCGCAGAT AACCTCttgcccaccagcaccccccaggAGGCCCAGCAGTGGCTGCACCGAAACCGTTTCTCTACTTTTTCTCGCCTTTTCAGGAATTTCTCAG gTGCAGACTTGCTGAAGCTGACCAGAGAAGACGTGATCCAGATCTGCGGCCCCGCGGACGGCATCCGCCTCTTCAACGCCTTAAAAGGACG GATGGTGCGGCCCAGACTGACCATCTACGTGTGCCAGGAGTCCCAGCAGCTGAGGGACCTCCAGCAGAAACACGAGGACGGGGACACAGTAACCAGTACTTTTTTCG TCTACCACGCTATTTATCTGGAGGAACTGACGGCGGTGGAGCTGACGGAGAAGCTGGCCCAGCTCTTCAGCATCTCCTCCCAACAGATCAGCCAGATTTACAAGCAAGGTCCTACGGGGATACACGTGCTCATCAGTGATGAG ATGATACAGAACTTCCAAGACGAATCCTGTTTCGTTTTGGACACCATGAAAG CTGAAACCAATGACAGTTACCACATCATCTTAAAATAG
- the TFCP2 gene encoding alpha-globin transcription factor CP2 isoform X2, whose protein sequence is MAWALKLPLADEVIESGLVQDFDASLSGIGQELGAGAYSMSDVLALPIFKQEESSLPPENENKILPFQYVLCAATSPAVKLHDETLTYLNQGQSYEIRMLDNRKIGELPEINGKLVKSIFRVVFHDRRLQYTEHQQLEGWRWNRPGDRILDIDIPMSVGIIDPRANPTQLNTVEFLWDPSKRTSVFIQVHCISTEFTMRKHGGEKGVPFRVQIDTFKENENGEYTEHLHSASCQIKVFKPKGADRKQKTDREKMEKRTPHEKEKYQPSYETTILTECSPWPEITYVNNAPSPGFNSSHSSFSIGEGNGSPNHQPEPPPPIADVSHTSELMLVNLLPTSTPQEAQQWLHRNRFSTFSRLFRNFSGADLLKLTREDVIQICGPADGIRLFNALKGRMVRPRLTIYVCQESQQLRDLQQKHEDGDTVTSTFFVYHAIYLEELTAVELTEKLAQLFSISSQQISQIYKQGPTGIHVLISDEMIQNFQDESCFVLDTMKAETNDSYHIILK, encoded by the exons CGACGTCCTTGCCCTGCCCATCTTCAAGCAGGAAGAATCGAGTTTGCCCCCTGAAAACGAGAACAAAATCCTGCCTTTCCAGTACGTGCTGTGCGCCGCCACGTCCCCCGCCGTCAAACTCCACGACGAGACCCTCACTTATCTCAACCAag GTCAGTCCTATGAAATCCGGATGCTGGACAACAGGAAAATCGGGGAGTTGCCGGAGATAAACGGGAAACTGGTCAAG AGCATATTCCGGGTGGTGTTCCACGACCGGCGGCTGCAGTACACGGAGCATCAGCAGCTGGAGGGCTGGCGGTGGAACAGGCCAGGGGACAGGATACTGGACATCG ATATCCCCATGTCCGTGGGCATCATCGACCCCCGAGCAAACCCCACCCAGCTCAATACGGTTGAGTTTCTGTGGGATCCTTCAAAGAGGACTTCTGTGTTCATCCAG gTTCACTGTATCAGCACGGAGTTCACCATGCGCAAGCACGGAGGAGAAAAGGGGGTTCCCTTTCGGGTCCAGATAGACACGTTCAAGGAGAACGAGAACGGGGAGTACACGGAGCACCTCCACTCCGCCAGCTGCCAGATCAAGGTCTTCAAG CCCAAAGGAGCCGATCGGAAGCAGAAGACGGACAGGGAAAAGATGGAGAAGCGAACGCCTCACGAGAAAGAGAAATATCAGCCTTCCTACGAGACCACGATACTCACCGAG TGCTCTCCCTGGCCAGAGATAACGTACGTCAACAACGCGCCGTCCCCCGGCTTCAACAGCTCCCACAGCAGCTTCTCCATTGGCGAAGG CAATGGCTCCCCAAACCATCAGCCCGAGCCACCCCCTCCGATCGCAGATGTAAGTCACACCTCCGAGCTTATGCTTGTG AACCTCttgcccaccagcaccccccaggAGGCCCAGCAGTGGCTGCACCGAAACCGTTTCTCTACTTTTTCTCGCCTTTTCAGGAATTTCTCAG gTGCAGACTTGCTGAAGCTGACCAGAGAAGACGTGATCCAGATCTGCGGCCCCGCGGACGGCATCCGCCTCTTCAACGCCTTAAAAGGACG GATGGTGCGGCCCAGACTGACCATCTACGTGTGCCAGGAGTCCCAGCAGCTGAGGGACCTCCAGCAGAAACACGAGGACGGGGACACAGTAACCAGTACTTTTTTCG TCTACCACGCTATTTATCTGGAGGAACTGACGGCGGTGGAGCTGACGGAGAAGCTGGCCCAGCTCTTCAGCATCTCCTCCCAACAGATCAGCCAGATTTACAAGCAAGGTCCTACGGGGATACACGTGCTCATCAGTGATGAG ATGATACAGAACTTCCAAGACGAATCCTGTTTCGTTTTGGACACCATGAAAG CTGAAACCAATGACAGTTACCACATCATCTTAAAATAG
- the TFCP2 gene encoding alpha-globin transcription factor CP2 isoform X5 — protein sequence MEEARYDPGNGRCDVLALPIFKQEESSLPPENENKILPFQYVLCAATSPAVKLHDETLTYLNQGQSYEIRMLDNRKIGELPEINGKLVKSIFRVVFHDRRLQYTEHQQLEGWRWNRPGDRILDIDIPMSVGIIDPRANPTQLNTVEFLWDPSKRTSVFIQVHCISTEFTMRKHGGEKGVPFRVQIDTFKENENGEYTEHLHSASCQIKVFKPKGADRKQKTDREKMEKRTPHEKEKYQPSYETTILTECSPWPEITYVNNAPSPGFNSSHSSFSIGEGNGSPNHQPEPPPPIADVSHTSELMLVNLLPTSTPQEAQQWLHRNRFSTFSRLFRNFSGADLLKLTREDVIQICGPADGIRLFNALKGRMVRPRLTIYVCQESQQLRDLQQKHEDGDTVTSTFFVYHAIYLEELTAVELTEKLAQLFSISSQQISQIYKQGPTGIHVLISDEMIQNFQDESCFVLDTMKAETNDSYHIILK from the exons ATGGAAGAGGCACGTTACGACCCCGGGAACGGGCGCTG CGACGTCCTTGCCCTGCCCATCTTCAAGCAGGAAGAATCGAGTTTGCCCCCTGAAAACGAGAACAAAATCCTGCCTTTCCAGTACGTGCTGTGCGCCGCCACGTCCCCCGCCGTCAAACTCCACGACGAGACCCTCACTTATCTCAACCAag GTCAGTCCTATGAAATCCGGATGCTGGACAACAGGAAAATCGGGGAGTTGCCGGAGATAAACGGGAAACTGGTCAAG AGCATATTCCGGGTGGTGTTCCACGACCGGCGGCTGCAGTACACGGAGCATCAGCAGCTGGAGGGCTGGCGGTGGAACAGGCCAGGGGACAGGATACTGGACATCG ATATCCCCATGTCCGTGGGCATCATCGACCCCCGAGCAAACCCCACCCAGCTCAATACGGTTGAGTTTCTGTGGGATCCTTCAAAGAGGACTTCTGTGTTCATCCAG gTTCACTGTATCAGCACGGAGTTCACCATGCGCAAGCACGGAGGAGAAAAGGGGGTTCCCTTTCGGGTCCAGATAGACACGTTCAAGGAGAACGAGAACGGGGAGTACACGGAGCACCTCCACTCCGCCAGCTGCCAGATCAAGGTCTTCAAG CCCAAAGGAGCCGATCGGAAGCAGAAGACGGACAGGGAAAAGATGGAGAAGCGAACGCCTCACGAGAAAGAGAAATATCAGCCTTCCTACGAGACCACGATACTCACCGAG TGCTCTCCCTGGCCAGAGATAACGTACGTCAACAACGCGCCGTCCCCCGGCTTCAACAGCTCCCACAGCAGCTTCTCCATTGGCGAAGG CAATGGCTCCCCAAACCATCAGCCCGAGCCACCCCCTCCGATCGCAGATGTAAGTCACACCTCCGAGCTTATGCTTGTG AACCTCttgcccaccagcaccccccaggAGGCCCAGCAGTGGCTGCACCGAAACCGTTTCTCTACTTTTTCTCGCCTTTTCAGGAATTTCTCAG gTGCAGACTTGCTGAAGCTGACCAGAGAAGACGTGATCCAGATCTGCGGCCCCGCGGACGGCATCCGCCTCTTCAACGCCTTAAAAGGACG GATGGTGCGGCCCAGACTGACCATCTACGTGTGCCAGGAGTCCCAGCAGCTGAGGGACCTCCAGCAGAAACACGAGGACGGGGACACAGTAACCAGTACTTTTTTCG TCTACCACGCTATTTATCTGGAGGAACTGACGGCGGTGGAGCTGACGGAGAAGCTGGCCCAGCTCTTCAGCATCTCCTCCCAACAGATCAGCCAGATTTACAAGCAAGGTCCTACGGGGATACACGTGCTCATCAGTGATGAG ATGATACAGAACTTCCAAGACGAATCCTGTTTCGTTTTGGACACCATGAAAG CTGAAACCAATGACAGTTACCACATCATCTTAAAATAG
- the TFCP2 gene encoding alpha-globin transcription factor CP2 isoform X3, with protein sequence MAWALKLPLADEVIESGLVQDFDASLSGIGQELGAGAYSMSDVLALPIFKQEESSLPPENENKILPFQYVLCAATSPAVKLHDETLTYLNQGQSYEIRMLDNRKIGELPEINGKLVKSIFRVVFHDRRLQYTEHQQLEGWRWNRPGDRILDIDIPMSVGIIDPRANPTQLNTVEFLWDPSKRTSVFIQVHCISTEFTMRKHGGEKGVPFRVQIDTFKENENGEYTEHLHSASCQIKVFKPKGADRKQKTDREKMEKRTPHEKEKYQPSYETTILTECSPWPEITYVNNAPSPGFNSSHSSFSIGEGNGSPNHQPEPPPPIADNLLPTSTPQEAQQWLHRNRFSTFSRLFRNFSGADLLKLTREDVIQICGPADGIRLFNALKGRMVRPRLTIYVCQESQQLRDLQQKHEDGDTVTSTFFVYHAIYLEELTAVELTEKLAQLFSISSQQISQIYKQGPTGIHVLISDEMIQNFQDESCFVLDTMKAETNDSYHIILK encoded by the exons CGACGTCCTTGCCCTGCCCATCTTCAAGCAGGAAGAATCGAGTTTGCCCCCTGAAAACGAGAACAAAATCCTGCCTTTCCAGTACGTGCTGTGCGCCGCCACGTCCCCCGCCGTCAAACTCCACGACGAGACCCTCACTTATCTCAACCAag GTCAGTCCTATGAAATCCGGATGCTGGACAACAGGAAAATCGGGGAGTTGCCGGAGATAAACGGGAAACTGGTCAAG AGCATATTCCGGGTGGTGTTCCACGACCGGCGGCTGCAGTACACGGAGCATCAGCAGCTGGAGGGCTGGCGGTGGAACAGGCCAGGGGACAGGATACTGGACATCG ATATCCCCATGTCCGTGGGCATCATCGACCCCCGAGCAAACCCCACCCAGCTCAATACGGTTGAGTTTCTGTGGGATCCTTCAAAGAGGACTTCTGTGTTCATCCAG gTTCACTGTATCAGCACGGAGTTCACCATGCGCAAGCACGGAGGAGAAAAGGGGGTTCCCTTTCGGGTCCAGATAGACACGTTCAAGGAGAACGAGAACGGGGAGTACACGGAGCACCTCCACTCCGCCAGCTGCCAGATCAAGGTCTTCAAG CCCAAAGGAGCCGATCGGAAGCAGAAGACGGACAGGGAAAAGATGGAGAAGCGAACGCCTCACGAGAAAGAGAAATATCAGCCTTCCTACGAGACCACGATACTCACCGAG TGCTCTCCCTGGCCAGAGATAACGTACGTCAACAACGCGCCGTCCCCCGGCTTCAACAGCTCCCACAGCAGCTTCTCCATTGGCGAAGG CAATGGCTCCCCAAACCATCAGCCCGAGCCACCCCCTCCGATCGCAGAT AACCTCttgcccaccagcaccccccaggAGGCCCAGCAGTGGCTGCACCGAAACCGTTTCTCTACTTTTTCTCGCCTTTTCAGGAATTTCTCAG gTGCAGACTTGCTGAAGCTGACCAGAGAAGACGTGATCCAGATCTGCGGCCCCGCGGACGGCATCCGCCTCTTCAACGCCTTAAAAGGACG GATGGTGCGGCCCAGACTGACCATCTACGTGTGCCAGGAGTCCCAGCAGCTGAGGGACCTCCAGCAGAAACACGAGGACGGGGACACAGTAACCAGTACTTTTTTCG TCTACCACGCTATTTATCTGGAGGAACTGACGGCGGTGGAGCTGACGGAGAAGCTGGCCCAGCTCTTCAGCATCTCCTCCCAACAGATCAGCCAGATTTACAAGCAAGGTCCTACGGGGATACACGTGCTCATCAGTGATGAG ATGATACAGAACTTCCAAGACGAATCCTGTTTCGTTTTGGACACCATGAAAG CTGAAACCAATGACAGTTACCACATCATCTTAAAATAG
- the TFCP2 gene encoding alpha-globin transcription factor CP2 isoform X4, protein MAWALKLPLADEVIESGLVQDFDASLSGIGQELGAGAYSMSDVLALPIFKQEESSLPPENENKILPFQYVLCAATSPAVKLHDETLTYLNQGQSYEIRMLDNRKIGELPEINGKLVKSIFRVVFHDRRLQYTEHQQLEGWRWNRPGDRILDIDIPMSVGIIDPRANPTQLNTVEFLWDPSKRTSVFIQVHCISTEFTMRKHGGEKGVPFRVQIDTFKENENGEYTEHLHSASCQIKVFKPKGADRKQKTDREKMEKRTPHEKEKYQPSYETTILTECSPWPEITYVNNAPSPGFNSSHSSFSIGEGNGSPNHQPEPPPPIADNLLPTSTPQEAQQWLHRNRFSTFSRLFRNFSGADLLKLTREDVIQICGPADGIRLFNALKGRMVRPRLTIYVCQESQQLRDLQQKHEDGDTVTIYHAIYLEELTAVELTEKLAQLFSISSQQISQIYKQGPTGIHVLISDEMIQNFQDESCFVLDTMKAETNDSYHIILK, encoded by the exons CGACGTCCTTGCCCTGCCCATCTTCAAGCAGGAAGAATCGAGTTTGCCCCCTGAAAACGAGAACAAAATCCTGCCTTTCCAGTACGTGCTGTGCGCCGCCACGTCCCCCGCCGTCAAACTCCACGACGAGACCCTCACTTATCTCAACCAag GTCAGTCCTATGAAATCCGGATGCTGGACAACAGGAAAATCGGGGAGTTGCCGGAGATAAACGGGAAACTGGTCAAG AGCATATTCCGGGTGGTGTTCCACGACCGGCGGCTGCAGTACACGGAGCATCAGCAGCTGGAGGGCTGGCGGTGGAACAGGCCAGGGGACAGGATACTGGACATCG ATATCCCCATGTCCGTGGGCATCATCGACCCCCGAGCAAACCCCACCCAGCTCAATACGGTTGAGTTTCTGTGGGATCCTTCAAAGAGGACTTCTGTGTTCATCCAG gTTCACTGTATCAGCACGGAGTTCACCATGCGCAAGCACGGAGGAGAAAAGGGGGTTCCCTTTCGGGTCCAGATAGACACGTTCAAGGAGAACGAGAACGGGGAGTACACGGAGCACCTCCACTCCGCCAGCTGCCAGATCAAGGTCTTCAAG CCCAAAGGAGCCGATCGGAAGCAGAAGACGGACAGGGAAAAGATGGAGAAGCGAACGCCTCACGAGAAAGAGAAATATCAGCCTTCCTACGAGACCACGATACTCACCGAG TGCTCTCCCTGGCCAGAGATAACGTACGTCAACAACGCGCCGTCCCCCGGCTTCAACAGCTCCCACAGCAGCTTCTCCATTGGCGAAGG CAATGGCTCCCCAAACCATCAGCCCGAGCCACCCCCTCCGATCGCAGAT AACCTCttgcccaccagcaccccccaggAGGCCCAGCAGTGGCTGCACCGAAACCGTTTCTCTACTTTTTCTCGCCTTTTCAGGAATTTCTCAG gTGCAGACTTGCTGAAGCTGACCAGAGAAGACGTGATCCAGATCTGCGGCCCCGCGGACGGCATCCGCCTCTTCAACGCCTTAAAAGGACG GATGGTGCGGCCCAGACTGACCATCTACGTGTGCCAGGAGTCCCAGCAGCTGAGGGACCTCCAGCAGAAACACGAGGACGGGGACACAGTAACCA TCTACCACGCTATTTATCTGGAGGAACTGACGGCGGTGGAGCTGACGGAGAAGCTGGCCCAGCTCTTCAGCATCTCCTCCCAACAGATCAGCCAGATTTACAAGCAAGGTCCTACGGGGATACACGTGCTCATCAGTGATGAG ATGATACAGAACTTCCAAGACGAATCCTGTTTCGTTTTGGACACCATGAAAG CTGAAACCAATGACAGTTACCACATCATCTTAAAATAG
- the TFCP2 gene encoding alpha-globin transcription factor CP2 isoform X1, translating into MAWALKLPLADEVIESGLVQDFDASLSGIGQELGAGAYSMSDVLALPIFKQEESSLPPENENKILPFQYVLCAATSPAVKLHDETLTYLNQGQSYEIRMLDNRKIGELPEINGKLVKSIFRVVFHDRRLQYTEHQQLEGWRWNRPGDRILDIDIPMSVGIIDPRANPTQLNTVEFLWDPSKRTSVFIQVHCISTEFTMRKHGGEKGVPFRVQIDTFKENENGEYTEHLHSASCQIKVFKPKGADRKQKTDREKMEKRTPHEKEKYQPSYETTILTECSPWPEITYVNNAPSPGFNSSHSSFSIGEGNGSPNHQPEPPPPIADVSSDPSFPTLQNLLPTSTPQEAQQWLHRNRFSTFSRLFRNFSGADLLKLTREDVIQICGPADGIRLFNALKGRMVRPRLTIYVCQESQQLRDLQQKHEDGDTVTSTFFVYHAIYLEELTAVELTEKLAQLFSISSQQISQIYKQGPTGIHVLISDEMIQNFQDESCFVLDTMKAETNDSYHIILK; encoded by the exons CGACGTCCTTGCCCTGCCCATCTTCAAGCAGGAAGAATCGAGTTTGCCCCCTGAAAACGAGAACAAAATCCTGCCTTTCCAGTACGTGCTGTGCGCCGCCACGTCCCCCGCCGTCAAACTCCACGACGAGACCCTCACTTATCTCAACCAag GTCAGTCCTATGAAATCCGGATGCTGGACAACAGGAAAATCGGGGAGTTGCCGGAGATAAACGGGAAACTGGTCAAG AGCATATTCCGGGTGGTGTTCCACGACCGGCGGCTGCAGTACACGGAGCATCAGCAGCTGGAGGGCTGGCGGTGGAACAGGCCAGGGGACAGGATACTGGACATCG ATATCCCCATGTCCGTGGGCATCATCGACCCCCGAGCAAACCCCACCCAGCTCAATACGGTTGAGTTTCTGTGGGATCCTTCAAAGAGGACTTCTGTGTTCATCCAG gTTCACTGTATCAGCACGGAGTTCACCATGCGCAAGCACGGAGGAGAAAAGGGGGTTCCCTTTCGGGTCCAGATAGACACGTTCAAGGAGAACGAGAACGGGGAGTACACGGAGCACCTCCACTCCGCCAGCTGCCAGATCAAGGTCTTCAAG CCCAAAGGAGCCGATCGGAAGCAGAAGACGGACAGGGAAAAGATGGAGAAGCGAACGCCTCACGAGAAAGAGAAATATCAGCCTTCCTACGAGACCACGATACTCACCGAG TGCTCTCCCTGGCCAGAGATAACGTACGTCAACAACGCGCCGTCCCCCGGCTTCAACAGCTCCCACAGCAGCTTCTCCATTGGCGAAGG CAATGGCTCCCCAAACCATCAGCCCGAGCCACCCCCTCCGATCGCAGATGTAA GCTCTGACCCTTCTTTTCCTACGTTGCAGAACCTCttgcccaccagcaccccccaggAGGCCCAGCAGTGGCTGCACCGAAACCGTTTCTCTACTTTTTCTCGCCTTTTCAGGAATTTCTCAG gTGCAGACTTGCTGAAGCTGACCAGAGAAGACGTGATCCAGATCTGCGGCCCCGCGGACGGCATCCGCCTCTTCAACGCCTTAAAAGGACG GATGGTGCGGCCCAGACTGACCATCTACGTGTGCCAGGAGTCCCAGCAGCTGAGGGACCTCCAGCAGAAACACGAGGACGGGGACACAGTAACCAGTACTTTTTTCG TCTACCACGCTATTTATCTGGAGGAACTGACGGCGGTGGAGCTGACGGAGAAGCTGGCCCAGCTCTTCAGCATCTCCTCCCAACAGATCAGCCAGATTTACAAGCAAGGTCCTACGGGGATACACGTGCTCATCAGTGATGAG ATGATACAGAACTTCCAAGACGAATCCTGTTTCGTTTTGGACACCATGAAAG CTGAAACCAATGACAGTTACCACATCATCTTAAAATAG